A genomic window from Arthrobacter sp. FW305-BF8 includes:
- the holA gene encoding DNA polymerase III subunit delta: MAAAQQRPKTPAANSATWRDVTPAAVVLITGPEEYLGIRAMDRVRTQVRAASPDVEVTRLGAGAYEAGALAMNVSPSLFGENKLIEVDGLEAMNDAFLTDALTYLKHVEQDAVLVLRHGGGTRGKKLLDAVKAGGWPTVDCQPLKKDAEKTAFVTAEFKAAGRRITPEAVQSLVNAVGANLSELAAACSQLIADASTAVDADRVDRYYGGRVEATAFKVADAAMAGNGPLALSTLRHALATGADPVPLVAALAAKLRTVAKVAGAKGSSAQIARQLGMQPWLVEQAQRDVRRWTPEGLARSIQVTAEADAQVKGLSRDPVYAVEHAVTVIASAARGR, translated from the coding sequence GTGGCCGCTGCCCAGCAACGACCGAAGACGCCGGCAGCCAATTCGGCGACCTGGCGGGACGTGACGCCTGCGGCGGTCGTCCTGATCACGGGTCCCGAGGAGTACCTCGGCATCCGGGCGATGGACCGTGTCAGGACGCAGGTGCGGGCGGCCTCACCCGACGTGGAGGTCACCAGGCTCGGCGCCGGCGCGTACGAGGCCGGGGCGCTGGCCATGAATGTCAGCCCGTCACTGTTCGGCGAGAACAAGCTGATCGAGGTGGACGGCCTCGAAGCGATGAATGATGCCTTCCTGACGGACGCACTGACGTATCTCAAGCACGTTGAACAGGACGCTGTCCTCGTGCTCCGGCACGGCGGCGGAACCCGCGGCAAGAAGCTCCTCGATGCCGTGAAGGCCGGGGGCTGGCCGACTGTCGACTGCCAGCCGCTGAAAAAGGATGCGGAAAAAACCGCCTTTGTCACGGCCGAGTTCAAGGCCGCCGGCAGGCGGATCACCCCGGAGGCAGTCCAGTCGCTGGTCAACGCGGTCGGCGCCAACCTGTCAGAGCTGGCGGCGGCGTGCAGCCAGCTCATAGCCGACGCCTCCACTGCCGTCGACGCTGACAGGGTGGACCGCTACTACGGCGGAAGGGTGGAGGCCACGGCGTTCAAGGTGGCCGACGCCGCCATGGCAGGCAATGGTCCTTTGGCCCTGTCCACACTCCGGCACGCGCTGGCAACGGGCGCCGATCCGGTACCGCTGGTGGCGGCGTTGGCAGCCAAGCTGCGGACCGTGGCCAAGGTCGCCGGCGCCAAAGGATCATCGGCGCAGATCGCCAGGCAGCTGGGCATGCAGCCGTGGCTGGTGGAGCAGGCGCAGCGGGACGTCCGGCGGTGGACGCCGGAGGGCCTGGCCCGGTCCATTCAGGTCACTGCCGAAGCCGATGCGCAGGTCAAAGGACTTTCCCGCGATCCGGTTTACGCCGTCGAACACGCCGTCACGGTCATCGCTTCCGCCGCCCGCGGCCGTTAG
- a CDS encoding ComEC/Rec2 family competence protein, which yields MTTTEPNRRRTDLRLAPAALLVWAATVAGPWLTPGILLLVWGSLAACAGVLLGMLLRRKKAEGRWRRSFLTTLTAALMLAAASTAHSAVSSSQRHDEQVSGIIAAGASAVAEAEITGAPRALKTPGPSGRAERWAVAAAVRTLTSGGQVMHAHLPVVIIGGQEWQHAGTGQLFRVTGKLRPPDPGRVEAAILTASSPPVQLAAALNWQQAPAALGKRFASAAAWLAPDAAGILPGMVTGDTGGLSEELETAMKTVGLTHLTAVSGANCSLILGALLLAARSLRLARIPAAAVALAGLGLFVLMVGPDASVLRASLMGAIALVSLAGGRAGRGLSFLCLAVMALLLVEPELGVSFGFLLSVLATLGIIVLGRCIMGWFPPSVPRWAAAAVAVPLSAQVLCGPVIVVLQPQFATYSLLANVLVAPLVAPVTILGTAAVALLPLVPWLAAVLIGVAGFFAGGVAAIARFTAGLPGSAPPWPEGVFGLLTMLLFSVVTLLAVWMAAHPAGTIKLVLAAHAVTVQILDRLPEATFSHGGPGRRGRLRVCNLNSGRNHQWPLPSNDRRRRQPIRRPGGT from the coding sequence GTGACCACAACCGAACCGAATCGGCGCCGGACCGACCTTCGCCTTGCCCCGGCCGCACTGCTGGTGTGGGCAGCAACCGTCGCCGGGCCGTGGCTGACACCGGGCATCCTCCTGCTTGTGTGGGGCAGCCTCGCCGCGTGCGCCGGAGTGCTGCTCGGCATGCTTCTGCGGAGGAAGAAAGCCGAAGGACGCTGGCGGCGCAGTTTCCTGACCACCCTGACGGCAGCACTCATGCTTGCCGCGGCATCGACTGCCCATTCGGCAGTGTCATCCTCTCAGCGCCACGACGAGCAGGTGTCAGGAATCATCGCCGCGGGTGCATCAGCAGTGGCTGAAGCCGAGATCACCGGGGCGCCCCGTGCCCTCAAGACGCCCGGCCCCTCCGGACGTGCAGAACGCTGGGCAGTGGCCGCGGCGGTCCGGACCTTGACGTCGGGCGGCCAGGTGATGCACGCGCATCTGCCGGTGGTCATCATCGGCGGGCAGGAGTGGCAGCACGCGGGCACCGGCCAGTTGTTTCGGGTCACCGGAAAGCTCCGGCCTCCGGATCCGGGCCGGGTGGAGGCGGCGATCCTGACGGCGTCATCACCGCCTGTCCAGCTCGCAGCTGCACTAAATTGGCAGCAGGCGCCGGCCGCTCTGGGCAAGCGGTTCGCCTCAGCCGCCGCCTGGCTGGCCCCGGACGCGGCGGGAATCCTCCCGGGCATGGTCACAGGCGATACCGGAGGCCTGAGCGAGGAGCTCGAGACAGCCATGAAAACCGTGGGCCTGACGCACCTGACGGCCGTGTCCGGGGCCAACTGCAGCCTGATACTCGGCGCGCTGCTGTTGGCGGCACGCTCGCTTCGCCTGGCCAGGATTCCGGCCGCAGCCGTCGCCCTCGCGGGCCTCGGCCTGTTCGTCCTCATGGTTGGTCCCGATGCGAGCGTGCTCAGGGCATCGCTGATGGGTGCTATTGCTTTGGTATCTCTGGCAGGTGGACGGGCCGGCCGCGGGCTGAGTTTCCTATGCCTGGCCGTGATGGCCCTGCTGCTCGTGGAGCCGGAACTGGGGGTCAGCTTTGGGTTCCTGCTCTCGGTCCTGGCCACCCTGGGGATCATTGTGCTGGGCCGTTGCATCATGGGCTGGTTCCCGCCGAGCGTACCGCGCTGGGCCGCGGCAGCTGTTGCTGTTCCCCTGTCGGCCCAGGTGCTGTGCGGCCCCGTCATTGTGGTGCTGCAGCCGCAGTTTGCCACCTACTCGCTGCTGGCCAACGTGCTTGTTGCCCCTCTCGTGGCACCCGTCACCATCCTGGGCACGGCGGCCGTGGCGCTCCTGCCCCTCGTGCCCTGGCTGGCGGCGGTACTGATCGGCGTCGCCGGGTTCTTTGCCGGTGGTGTGGCGGCTATCGCCCGGTTCACCGCCGGTCTTCCCGGCTCCGCGCCGCCTTGGCCTGAGGGCGTGTTCGGATTGCTGACCATGCTGCTGTTCTCCGTTGTGACATTGCTCGCCGTGTGGATGGCCGCCCATCCGGCCGGCACTATCAAACTGGTCCTGGCGGCGCACGCCGTTACTGTTCAGATCCTTGACCGACTGCCCGAGGCCACGTTCTCCCACGGCGGCCCGGGCCGCCGTGGGAGACTTAGAGTCTGCAATCTGAACTCCGGGAGGAATCACCAGTGGCCGCTGCCCAGCAACGACCGAAGACGCCGGCAGCCAATTCGGCGACCTGGCGGGACGTGA
- a CDS encoding ComEA family DNA-binding protein, translating to MGERATDGRAARRLAATLGPPAKPGVVCNEETDPSPGGGRSGLLETGTGGHFAYGRQAASAGPAVSGEMAEPRFRWRLGIRAAALVGVLSLIAGVFLWWQVAANGPVVLPLSSVTHDSAAKSAAGTEGHNSNDPNSNDPDGNDPDGSGPDDDGSGSTGPDSDRKAAGGKEGTGSAAGNVVVHVAGAVKKAGVVQLPRGSRVHEAIAAAGGASPEGDLDRLNLASPLEDGQKIYVPGRGEPASDGTSGAAPADKSGAAGAAGTSGADGAEAGGTGGPASDGAGGKINLNTATMEELGELPRVGPVLAQRIVDWRTQQGPFKSPEELDAVDGVGPKMLETLLPLVTV from the coding sequence GTGGGGGAGAGGGCAACAGACGGGCGGGCGGCCAGACGGCTGGCAGCCACGCTCGGACCGCCTGCTAAGCCCGGCGTTGTCTGCAATGAAGAGACGGATCCGTCGCCGGGCGGTGGCCGCTCGGGGCTACTGGAGACGGGAACGGGAGGTCACTTCGCCTACGGCCGGCAGGCAGCTTCCGCCGGGCCTGCGGTGTCCGGCGAAATGGCCGAACCGCGGTTCCGCTGGCGCTTGGGTATACGTGCCGCGGCATTGGTGGGCGTGCTGTCGCTGATTGCCGGAGTCTTCCTCTGGTGGCAGGTGGCTGCCAACGGTCCTGTTGTCCTTCCGCTCAGCTCAGTCACGCACGATTCTGCGGCAAAATCAGCGGCCGGTACAGAAGGCCACAACAGCAACGACCCGAACAGCAATGACCCGGACGGCAATGACCCAGACGGCAGCGGCCCGGACGATGACGGCTCAGGTAGCACTGGTCCAGACAGTGACCGGAAGGCCGCTGGCGGCAAAGAGGGTACCGGCTCGGCGGCCGGGAACGTCGTGGTGCACGTCGCCGGGGCGGTGAAGAAGGCCGGAGTGGTCCAGCTCCCGCGGGGAAGCAGAGTACATGAGGCAATCGCCGCCGCCGGGGGCGCCAGCCCAGAGGGCGATCTCGACCGGCTTAACCTCGCCTCCCCACTGGAAGACGGCCAGAAAATCTACGTACCGGGCCGCGGCGAGCCAGCATCCGATGGCACATCAGGTGCCGCGCCAGCGGATAAATCCGGTGCGGCCGGCGCGGCCGGCACGTCAGGAGCGGACGGCGCCGAAGCCGGTGGAACCGGTGGGCCTGCATCCGACGGTGCCGGAGGCAAGATCAACCTCAACACCGCAACCATGGAAGAACTCGGCGAGCTGCCGAGGGTTGGCCCCGTGTTGGCCCAGCGCATCGTCGACTGGCGCACGCAGCAGGGCCCCTTCAAGTCACCCGAGGAACTGGACGCCGTCGACGGCGTCGGCCCAAAAATGCTGGAAACGTTGCTTCCGCTGGTGACCGTCTGA
- a CDS encoding DegV family protein has protein sequence MIDREPAAWLWLKEHLVRLRQATRPGHIPLTGEPAVVVRTAVVTDSAAALPADWVRAFSINGRLAVIPMPVMVGEEIYGEGEDDITGTIAVAMAAATPVKTSRPSPGQFEQAYLAAERLGFESVVSIHISGGLSGTADAARLAAGRVRIPVEVLDSRTVGMAQGLAVQSAVVAAADGRGAGEVRRLAEERAARTKVYFYVPSLEQLRRGGRIGAAASLVGAMLSIKPILAVDAGKIVPLEKVRSAARAIARLEEIVVAEALGRPLGEARLAIHHFGNRPEAELLAARLAAKLPVIPPAQISSLPAVLAAHAGLGVLAVIVGESSSSVAGCLAPSAKAAGTSGTEAAT, from the coding sequence GTGATAGACCGCGAGCCGGCAGCCTGGCTGTGGTTAAAGGAGCATCTGGTCCGTCTCCGTCAGGCCACCAGGCCGGGCCATATCCCGCTCACGGGCGAGCCCGCCGTCGTCGTCCGTACCGCAGTGGTGACGGATTCCGCTGCCGCGCTGCCCGCCGACTGGGTGCGGGCCTTCTCCATCAACGGCCGGTTGGCCGTCATTCCAATGCCCGTCATGGTGGGCGAGGAGATCTATGGCGAGGGCGAGGACGACATCACCGGGACCATCGCCGTGGCCATGGCCGCCGCGACGCCGGTCAAGACCTCCCGCCCGTCGCCCGGACAATTTGAGCAGGCTTATCTGGCCGCCGAACGGCTGGGCTTCGAGTCCGTCGTCTCCATCCACATCTCCGGTGGCCTCTCCGGCACCGCTGATGCCGCCCGTCTCGCGGCGGGCAGGGTCAGGATCCCTGTTGAGGTGCTGGACTCCCGCACGGTCGGAATGGCGCAGGGACTGGCCGTGCAGAGTGCCGTGGTGGCGGCCGCGGACGGCCGCGGTGCCGGCGAGGTGCGCCGCCTCGCTGAGGAGCGTGCGGCAAGGACCAAGGTCTACTTCTATGTGCCCAGCCTGGAGCAGCTGCGGCGAGGCGGACGCATCGGCGCAGCAGCTTCGCTGGTCGGAGCCATGCTGTCCATCAAGCCGATTCTCGCGGTCGACGCCGGCAAGATCGTTCCGCTGGAAAAAGTCCGGTCCGCGGCGAGAGCCATTGCCCGGCTTGAGGAGATCGTGGTGGCGGAGGCCTTGGGCCGGCCGCTGGGGGAGGCCCGGCTGGCCATCCACCATTTCGGCAACCGGCCCGAGGCCGAGCTGCTTGCGGCCCGGCTCGCGGCAAAGCTCCCGGTCATTCCGCCTGCCCAGATCAGCTCACTGCCTGCCGTGCTGGCGGCCCACGCCGGGCTCGGTGTCCTTGCAGTGATCGTGGGGGAGAGCAGCTCTTCCGTTGCCGGTTGCCTCGCTCCCAGTGCAAAGGCGGCCGGCACCAGCGGTACCGAGGCCGCCACTTAG
- the leuS gene encoding leucine--tRNA ligase has product MSVQPETETGTAAGGAETPEEGAYSFAAMEARWPQVWEDLKVFTPADDGSKERRYVLDMFPYPSGDLHMGHAEAFAMGDVVARYLRQQGYDVLHPIGWDSFGLPAENAAIKRNAHPSEWTYANIETQAASFKRYAISADWSRRVHTSDPEYYRWTQWLFKRFYERGLAYRKDHPVNWCPKDQTVLANEQVVNGACERCGTAVTKKSLNQWYFKITEYADRLLEDMEQLRGHWPERVLAMQKNWIGRSEGAHVNFVIEADGSKPAKDVTVFTTRPDTLYGATFFVVAADAPLALELVTEEHAAALDAYLDKVKALSEIERQSTEREKTGVFTGRYAVNPLNGEKLPVWAADYVLADYGTGAIMAVPAHDQRDLDFAKEFGLPVRAVLDTGEEDPAVSGTATAGEGTLINSGSLNGLPKAEAIPEAIRILEGQGTGEKFVNFRLRDWLLSRQRFWGTPIPIIHCPACGEVPVPDEQLPVELPADLRGEDLAPKGTSPLAAAEAWVNVECPTCHGPARRDTDTMDTFVDSSWYFLRFVSPHYTEGPFDPEKINDWMPVGQYVGGVEHAILHLLYARFFTKVINDLGLIEANEPFSALLNQGQVLNGGKAMSKSLGNGVDLGEQLDKFGVDAVRLTMIFASPPEDDVDWADVSPSGSAKFLARAWRLGQDVSSQPGVDFSTGDRALRSVTHRTIADAAELLDNNKFNVVVAKLMELVNATRKTIDSGAGGADPAVREAAEAVAVILSLFAPYTAEDLWNVLGHPASVANAGWPSHDEALLVQETITAVVQVQGKVRDRLEVSPAISEDDLRELALASENVQRALDGRGIRTVIVRAPKLVNIVPA; this is encoded by the coding sequence GTGAGCGTTCAGCCGGAGACCGAAACCGGAACAGCAGCAGGTGGAGCCGAGACACCCGAAGAGGGCGCGTACAGCTTCGCGGCAATGGAGGCCCGGTGGCCGCAGGTGTGGGAAGACCTGAAGGTCTTCACCCCCGCCGACGACGGTTCCAAGGAGCGCCGCTACGTCCTGGACATGTTCCCCTACCCGTCCGGCGATCTTCACATGGGCCACGCCGAAGCGTTCGCCATGGGTGACGTGGTGGCGCGGTACCTGCGCCAGCAGGGATACGACGTGCTGCACCCGATCGGCTGGGACTCGTTCGGGCTGCCCGCGGAAAACGCGGCGATCAAGCGCAACGCCCACCCGAGCGAGTGGACCTACGCCAACATCGAGACCCAAGCCGCATCCTTTAAGCGCTACGCCATCTCCGCCGACTGGTCCCGCCGCGTGCATACGTCGGATCCGGAGTACTACCGCTGGACGCAGTGGCTGTTCAAGCGCTTCTACGAACGCGGCCTGGCCTACCGCAAGGACCACCCGGTCAACTGGTGCCCTAAGGACCAGACGGTGCTGGCCAACGAACAGGTTGTTAACGGCGCCTGCGAACGCTGCGGTACCGCGGTGACCAAGAAGTCGCTGAACCAGTGGTACTTCAAGATCACCGAGTACGCCGACCGGCTGCTGGAGGACATGGAGCAGCTCCGCGGCCACTGGCCCGAGCGCGTGCTGGCCATGCAGAAGAACTGGATCGGCCGCTCCGAGGGCGCCCACGTCAACTTCGTCATCGAAGCCGACGGCAGCAAGCCCGCCAAGGACGTCACCGTCTTCACCACGCGCCCGGACACGCTGTACGGCGCCACGTTCTTCGTCGTCGCCGCCGACGCGCCGCTGGCCCTGGAACTGGTCACCGAGGAGCACGCCGCCGCCCTGGACGCCTACCTGGACAAGGTCAAGGCGCTGTCGGAGATCGAACGCCAGTCCACCGAGCGCGAAAAGACCGGCGTCTTCACCGGCCGGTACGCGGTGAACCCGCTCAACGGCGAGAAGCTGCCCGTCTGGGCTGCCGACTACGTCCTGGCCGATTACGGCACGGGCGCCATCATGGCCGTCCCCGCACACGACCAGCGCGACCTCGACTTCGCCAAGGAGTTCGGCCTCCCTGTGCGCGCGGTCCTGGACACCGGCGAGGAGGACCCGGCCGTATCCGGCACGGCGACGGCCGGTGAGGGCACGCTCATCAACTCGGGTTCGCTGAACGGCCTGCCCAAGGCCGAGGCCATCCCGGAAGCCATTCGGATCCTCGAAGGGCAGGGCACGGGCGAAAAGTTCGTCAACTTCCGCCTGCGCGACTGGCTGCTGAGCCGCCAGCGCTTCTGGGGCACTCCCATCCCGATCATCCACTGCCCAGCCTGTGGCGAGGTTCCGGTTCCGGACGAGCAGCTGCCCGTCGAACTGCCGGCAGACCTGCGCGGCGAGGACCTGGCGCCGAAGGGCACCTCGCCGCTGGCCGCCGCCGAAGCCTGGGTCAACGTCGAATGCCCGACCTGCCACGGACCGGCGCGCCGGGACACGGACACCATGGACACCTTCGTGGATTCGTCCTGGTACTTCCTGCGCTTTGTCTCGCCCCACTACACCGAAGGCCCGTTCGATCCCGAAAAGATCAACGACTGGATGCCGGTGGGACAGTACGTGGGTGGTGTGGAGCATGCCATCCTGCACCTGCTGTATGCCCGGTTCTTCACCAAAGTCATCAATGACCTGGGCCTGATCGAGGCGAACGAACCGTTCAGCGCGCTGCTTAACCAGGGCCAGGTGCTGAACGGCGGCAAGGCCATGAGCAAGTCGCTGGGCAACGGTGTTGACCTGGGTGAACAGCTGGACAAGTTCGGCGTCGACGCCGTCCGGCTCACCATGATTTTCGCTTCCCCGCCCGAGGACGACGTCGACTGGGCGGACGTTTCGCCGTCGGGTTCCGCGAAGTTCCTGGCCCGTGCCTGGCGGCTCGGCCAGGATGTGTCCAGCCAACCCGGTGTTGACTTCAGCACCGGCGACCGCGCGCTGCGCTCGGTCACCCACAGGACCATCGCGGACGCGGCGGAGCTGCTGGACAACAACAAGTTCAACGTCGTCGTGGCCAAGCTGATGGAGCTGGTCAACGCCACCCGCAAGACCATCGACTCGGGTGCCGGCGGTGCCGATCCGGCCGTTCGTGAAGCCGCCGAGGCGGTGGCCGTCATCCTCAGCCTCTTCGCGCCTTACACGGCGGAGGACCTGTGGAACGTCCTAGGACACCCGGCGTCGGTGGCCAACGCCGGCTGGCCTTCCCACGACGAGGCCCTGCTGGTGCAGGAGACCATCACCGCGGTGGTCCAGGTCCAGGGCAAGGTCAGGGACCGGCTCGAGGTGTCACCGGCCATCTCCGAGGATGACCTGCGCGAGCTTGCGCTGGCCTCCGAGAACGTCCAGCGTGCGCTCGATGGCCGCGGCATCCGGACCGTGATCGTGCGGGCACCTAAACTGGTGAACATCGTCCCGGCCTAG
- the glpK gene encoding glycerol kinase GlpK: MSQYVIAVDQGTTSTRAIVFDQSGNIVSSGQMEHQQIFPQAGWVEHNPTEIWDNTREVIGSALSKANLTRHDIAAVGITNQRETAVVWDKTTGKPIYNAIVWQDTRTQPIVDELARDGGADRFKQKVGLPLATYFSGTKIKWILDNVDGAREKAEAGDLVFGNTDCWVLWNLTGGVDGGVHVTDVTNASRTMFMDLDTLQWDEEILRIFGVPASMMPAIKSSSEVYGTVHTSQLLREVPVAGILGDQQAATFGQAAFETGEAKNTYGTGCFLIFNTGEEIVHSKNGLLTTVGYKLGDAAPHYALEGSIAVTGSLIQWLRDNLNMISSAPEVESLAASVKDNGGVYIVPAFSGLFAPYWRSDARGAIVGLTRFVNKSHIARAALEATAFQTREVLDAVNADSGVPLTELKVDGGMVANDALMQFQADILGVPVIRPKVVETTALGAAYAAGLAVGFWKDLGELSANWSEDKRWEPNLDTEERERQLRLWKKAVTKSMDWVDEDVR, from the coding sequence ATGAGCCAATACGTAATCGCCGTCGACCAGGGCACTACCAGCACCCGCGCCATCGTCTTCGACCAGAGCGGCAACATCGTGTCCTCGGGCCAGATGGAACACCAACAGATCTTCCCGCAGGCCGGCTGGGTGGAACACAATCCCACGGAGATCTGGGACAACACCCGCGAGGTCATCGGCTCTGCCCTGTCCAAGGCGAACCTGACGCGGCACGACATTGCCGCCGTCGGCATCACCAACCAGCGCGAAACAGCGGTGGTCTGGGACAAGACCACCGGCAAGCCGATCTATAACGCGATCGTGTGGCAGGACACCCGGACCCAGCCCATCGTGGATGAACTGGCGCGGGACGGGGGAGCGGACCGGTTCAAGCAGAAGGTCGGGCTGCCGCTGGCAACGTATTTCTCCGGGACCAAGATCAAGTGGATCCTGGACAACGTCGACGGCGCCAGGGAGAAGGCCGAGGCCGGGGACCTGGTGTTCGGCAACACCGACTGCTGGGTGCTGTGGAACCTCACGGGCGGCGTGGACGGCGGAGTGCACGTCACTGATGTCACCAACGCTTCCAGGACCATGTTCATGGACCTCGACACGCTGCAGTGGGACGAGGAGATCCTGCGCATTTTCGGTGTTCCGGCGTCCATGATGCCCGCCATCAAATCCTCCTCCGAGGTGTACGGCACGGTGCACACCTCGCAGCTGCTGCGGGAAGTCCCGGTGGCGGGCATCCTCGGAGACCAGCAGGCGGCCACCTTCGGCCAGGCGGCCTTCGAGACCGGTGAGGCGAAGAACACCTACGGCACCGGGTGCTTCCTGATCTTCAACACCGGGGAGGAGATCGTCCACTCGAAGAACGGGCTGCTGACCACGGTCGGCTACAAGCTGGGCGACGCCGCCCCGCACTACGCGCTGGAAGGGTCAATCGCTGTCACCGGTTCGCTCATCCAGTGGCTGCGCGACAACCTCAACATGATCAGCAGCGCCCCCGAGGTCGAGTCCCTCGCCGCTTCGGTGAAGGACAACGGTGGCGTGTACATTGTGCCGGCGTTCTCCGGACTCTTCGCGCCCTACTGGCGCTCGGATGCGCGCGGCGCCATCGTGGGCCTGACCCGGTTCGTCAACAAGAGCCACATTGCCCGGGCCGCGCTTGAGGCCACCGCCTTCCAGACCCGCGAGGTTCTGGATGCGGTCAACGCCGACTCGGGCGTTCCGCTCACCGAACTGAAGGTCGACGGCGGCATGGTCGCCAACGATGCCCTCATGCAGTTCCAGGCGGACATCCTCGGCGTTCCGGTTATCCGCCCGAAGGTGGTGGAAACGACGGCGCTTGGCGCGGCCTACGCGGCGGGCCTCGCCGTCGGCTTCTGGAAGGACCTCGGCGAGCTGTCCGCGAACTGGTCCGAGGACAAGCGCTGGGAGCCGAACCTGGACACGGAGGAGCGGGAACGCCAGCTGCGCCTCTGGAAGAAGGCCGTCACCAAGTCCATGGACTGGGTCGACGAGGACGTTCGGTAG
- a CDS encoding MIP/aquaporin family protein, which yields MSLGLVFLSEVFGTAMLTLLGCGVVANVALKGTKGNNGGFLMVTWGWGIAVFAGVYVAARSGSHLNPAVTLGLLVNGKPEYAAGVPVDFASTLTYFGGELTGAFLGAVVTWLAHKQHFDAEPEPANKLGVFSTGPAIRSTPWNLITEIIGTFVLVFVILTFGGTPSGLGPLAVALLVVGIGVSLGGPTGYAINPARDLGPRIAHAVLPIKGKGSSDWSYSWIPVVGPLIGGTLAGLVGLLPIVFTAAT from the coding sequence ATGTCTCTTGGATTGGTTTTTCTTTCCGAAGTTTTCGGAACCGCCATGCTGACCCTGCTGGGTTGTGGTGTGGTGGCCAACGTTGCGCTCAAAGGCACGAAGGGCAACAACGGAGGATTCCTGATGGTCACGTGGGGGTGGGGAATTGCCGTCTTCGCCGGCGTGTACGTCGCCGCCCGATCGGGATCGCACCTGAACCCGGCCGTCACGCTGGGCCTTCTTGTCAACGGCAAACCGGAGTATGCGGCGGGCGTTCCAGTGGACTTTGCCTCCACGCTCACTTACTTCGGCGGAGAGCTTACCGGCGCATTCCTTGGCGCCGTGGTCACCTGGCTGGCGCATAAGCAGCATTTCGATGCCGAACCCGAGCCCGCGAACAAGCTCGGCGTCTTCTCCACCGGCCCGGCGATCCGCTCCACCCCCTGGAATCTGATCACGGAAATCATCGGCACCTTTGTGCTGGTCTTCGTGATCCTGACCTTTGGTGGAACGCCGTCCGGTCTTGGCCCGCTGGCGGTGGCCCTGCTCGTCGTCGGCATCGGTGTGTCCCTGGGCGGGCCCACCGGCTACGCCATCAACCCTGCCCGCGACCTCGGACCGCGCATCGCGCACGCCGTCCTTCCCATCAAGGGCAAGGGGTCCAGCGACTGGAGCTACTCGTGGATCCCGGTGGTCGGCCCGCTGATCGGCGGCACGCTGGCCGGCCTGGTGGGGCTGCTTCCCATCGTATTCACGGCAGCCACCTGA